The Deltaproteobacteria bacterium genome includes the window TAGCCGTCCACCGCCCCGATGATCGGTTTTTCCAGTTCCACCATGGCCTGGATAATCTGTTTGCCCTGTTTAAGACGTAAACGGGTGGCTACCGGTGTTAACCCTTCAAAGGTCCGGATATTCCCACCGGAAGAAAAAACCTTCCCTTCACCAGTCAGGATCACCGCTTTAATCGAATCCTCTTCTCGTATGCGGTTAAAGGCCTCCATCAATTCCGTCCGCATTTCCAGGCCCAGGGCATTTCTGGTCTCGGGGATGTTCATGGCAATCCGGGCAACGGAATCGGCTATTTCAAACCGGATGGTCTGGTAGTTCATCTTTTTAATCTCCTCCTAATGGGCTTTGCCTTTTGGGGCACGATAGGCTTAAAAATTTTAATTAACTTATTAATCAGATATTTGATGAATTTATTGTGGTGTTATTCCGATTAATTGTCAAGCGGAAAAATATCGGAAGGCATTTGCCCTCTTGAAGTTCTTCTTTTTTTAAGGTACTAATACCCACCGAAGAGATTCTCCAATGGTTCTCAAAATGGATAGGATAAGAATATTAAAAAAGGTTTCTTATGACCAGACTGAATCCTGAATATCTTCCCCACTCCACCGGCTGTTTTTTGTGCGGTGATGAAAACACCTGCGGGGCCCGGACCAGTTTTTTTGTCGAGGGCGATACGGTCAGGACCCGTCTCACCCTGCCCCAACATCTTAACGGCTACAAAAATATCGCCCATGGCGGGGTCCTGGCCGGGCTCCTGGATGAAACCATGGGCTGGGCGGCCACGGTCTTCAGCCGGAATCATCCCTTTTATGTAACCGGTGAATTGACCATTAAATATCTGCTTTCCGTTCCCGTAGCCGAAGAGATTGAGATCATCGGCCATCTGATTAAAGATGGCGGCCGTATTGTCTATTGCAAGGGGGAGTTGCTCTACGGCGGGAAAGAATGCCTCCGAGCCAAGGGGAAATTTCTCCCCTTAGGTGAGGCGGCTACTGCTGAAGTAATCCCCTATCTGAAATTCGACCGCTGCCATAAATATAAATCCCTCTTTGGCCGGGTTAAGGGATAGGGGCTTAAATTTCCGGGATACTGGATGCTGGATGGTGGATGTTCAGGCTGGCCTTGTGGGGTTTAGTGGCCTCCTTTCAGGTCTCGGCCGAATTTGGTCACCTTGTGGTATCCGGCCTATCTATCGCTACTCCCGCCTTTTACACAATTGCGGCCCGCCTCCTTAGAAGCATATAAGGCTTTATCCGCTGATTTCACAAGCTGACCGGGATTGCCCTCTGACGTAGAGGGGAAAATGGTGGCCACCCCGAGGCTGAGGGTAACCGAATCATTCACTTCCGAACACCGATGTTCCCTTTGCATCCCGCAAACCGCCCCGCGAATGGTCTCGGCCAGATGAAAGGCCCCCTCAAAAGGGGTATTCGGTAAGAGAACGCCGAATTCCTCGCCGCCGTAGCGGGCCGCCAAATCAGCAGGTCTGTGGATACAACTTTTGATGCAGGCGGCGACGGCCTTCAGACAATCATCTCCCAATTGATGCCCGTAATAATCATTAAAGCGTTTAAAAAAATCGATGTCACAAAGGATCAAAGACAGTGGCATCCTTTCCCGTTTCATCCGCTGCCATTCTTCTTCAAGCCTTTCATCGAAAATGCGTCGGTTGGCTATTTGCGTCAACCCATCGATGGCGGCCAGTTGTTCCAATTCCTTATTGGCTTTTTCCAGGGCCACTTCGTAACGTTTTCGTTCGGTAATATCCTTAAATTGTTCCACCAGGCCGACTATCTCGCCGGTCAAACCGAACAAGGGCATGGCGGTCAATAAAAAGGGGATGCAACGGCCCTGGCTGATTGTTCTTTCTTCATCCAGCTCAATCCGCTGCCTTCTCTTTCGGATCTGTTTCATGGGGCAATTAGGGGTTTGGCAGGTCTCGGAAGGCAATAATTCATGACACTTTTTTTTAGCAACCACAGTCTCCTTACCCGTAAGACCGAGAAGGCTCAAAAAAGCCTTATTGATACGGAGAACGCAATATTCGTTGTTAAGGACCCAGGTGGCATCAGCGACCGAGTTAAATACCTGTTCGAATTCCAGATGGGCGATCTCCGCCTCCATGGTCAAAGAGTTGACCCGGGCAATCGCCTCCTCATAGAGGTCCGACAGAACCCCATTTTCTTCTCTAATTTCATTAAGTTGTTGTTCAAACGTCTGTTTGGGGTCGGGGTCTTGCCCTGAGGGGACCGGATCATCTGTGGAAGAGGTGCTGTTCATGGCTCACCACTATGATAGAAATTTATTTGATGTGGTTCTTGAGGTCGAGGGATTATAAAATAGGGAGGCAATGGGTGCAAGAATAAAATAAGATTCGTTATTCCTTTATTTTCCTTTTGACCGGGCCTACGGGAAAAGTTATTATAGTTTTATAATGTGACATAATTTTTTATTTTTTTACAAAGGGTTCAAAATGGATGACTTAAGATCGATTCTGGATGCGTTGATCATTCCTGAATTAGGGTTTTTTATGGGATTTTTGGTTCTTTTTATTTTTTTCTGGATTCTCCTCAGACGTTTTAAAGGCATCAAAAGGATCCTGGCTGTTTTGGAATTGGGTCATCTGGAATTCTATTACCAGTCCGCTGAAATGCGCAAGTGGCGGCAACGGCTGGTATCCATGGAACGGACCGACATGAAGGCCCTCCAGTCCGGTTCCATGGAACTCCTTAATTTTTTTGACCGCATCGGATTATTGGTCCAGCAAAAGATCCTTCTCAAAAATGAGGTCTGGCAGTCTTTTGGAACCCCGATTCTGGGATACTTCAGCTTCCTGGTCCCTTATATCCAGTGGCTGAGGACTGAAGAAAGGGACTCCGATCTTTACCTGTACTTCGAAGACCTCAATGATGCCGTTTACCGCCTGAACCGGAAGATGGACCGAAAACGGGCCCAACCATTGATGGAGGAAGAGGAATTAAAGCAGTTTATAGAGGAAGAAAAAGCGGCCCTGTCGGATGACTGACGGAATGGTCCCTTTGTCGATTCAGATGGCCGGCCATCCCAATACCCTTTGACTATTCCCGCCCAGGATCGCTTCCTGCTGTTCTTTAGTTAAACCGGCCTGATCCAATTCCTTTAAATACCGATTGAGCGACAAGAGAGGATAATCGCTGCCGTAAAGGATCTTTTCCAGACCCATAATCTGGACGGCATGGTCGTAGATTTCCGGCCGGTACAGGAAAGGAGAAGCGGCCGTATCAAAATAGGTATGGCCGAGCACCTCCCTGACCTCCCGCTTCATCAATTGATACCACCACAACCCTCCCCCCCAATGGGCCAAGATAAAAAGGATATCGGGAAAGGCCTTGATCAGATCATAGAGGTCCCAGAAGGGAAGGCGTTCTTTACCGGGATATGGGTGGCCCACCGGTTCATTGGTATGGAGCAGGAGAGGGACTTGCCACCTGCCCGCCAATTCCGCCAATGGTTTCATGGATTCCAACCAGGATCGGGCGGATAAGCCGGTATACAGGGCGATCTCCCCGAGACCCTTCATTCCGGCATTTAACCAGTGTTCTCCTTCTTCTATCGCCCCGGGAAGTTCAGGATTCAGACAGGCGAACCCCAGCAAACGGTCCGGGTAGCGGGTCATGGCCTGAAGGACGTAGTCGTTGGATCGGTGTATCAATTCGGCCTGTTTCCAGGGAAACCCGAAAGTGACCGAGCCCCGGATTCCATCCCGGTCCATGGCAGCAACAAGACCTTCGGCGGTCGACAAAGGCGACTTTTTCTGGTCCCGGTAGAGCAACTCAAAGGCCGGTTCCCCAGGAAAATAGCGCTCCCGGTCTTTACAGATTTCCGGGGGGAAGATATGGGTATGGATGTCGATGATAGGAGGTGCCTCGTGGCTCATCCCTCTACATCCCCCAGGCCTTGCTCTTCTTGCTCCTCTCCTTCTTCCTCGCGCCTCCCGCCTCGTGCCTCATGTCTCACGGATTCTTTACCTTCCTTTTTAACAAACTCCAGTTTGCCTTCTTCCGGTTGAATCATAGGCTGGCCTTCCAGAAAAATGGATACCCGATGGCGCTCTTCCAACCGGGCCAGTTCCTCCCGTTTCCGGTTCAACAGGTAATTGGCTACTTCCAGAGGAAGGACCCCTTTGACGGCCGCAATGGTCCCTTTGGAAATGCCCAGCCAGATCTTTCGCAAATACATGAGGGCCAGGGTTTCAACAGAACGGACCTGTCCTTTTCCTTGACAGGTTGGGCAGGTATAATAGGTGCCGAACTGAATCGGCGGTCGGATCCGCTGACGGGAAAGTTCAAGGAGCCCGAATTTTGAAATCCTGGAGACCGTGGTCCGGGCCTTATCCCTTTTTAAATGGGTTTTTAAGACCTTGACCACTTCATTTTGATTTTTAATCCCCTTCATATCAATAAAATCAATAACGATTAACCCCCCCAGATCTCTGAGCCGCAATTGCCGGGCGATCTCTTCGGCGGCTTCCAGGTTGGTCTTAAAGGCCGTTTCTTCGATCTGCCGTTCCTTAACCGAACGTCCGGAATTGACATCCACCGCCACCAGGGCCTCGGTGCTGTCAATGACGATATGTCCGCCTGATTTTAATTTAACCCGGTTTTGAAAGATCGTTTCTATCTGATTTTCAACCTGATGTTTGGAAAAGATGGGCCGGGTCTCTTTATACAGTTTAACATCATTGCGCTGCCTTGGGGCTATGATCCCTAAAAAATCCCGGACCTGTTTGTAGATGTCTTTGTTGTCGATCAGTATTTCCTCGATGTCCGAGGTAAAAAGATCCCGGATGGTCCGGATGGCCAGGTCCATTTCCTTGTAGACCAGGGAGGGCGCGGGTTGTTCCATGGCCCGGGTTCGAATCTCTTCCCACAGTCTTACCAGGGATTCCAGATTTTTGGCCATCTCCTGTTTTTTCTTACCGGCCCCGGCTGTCCGGACAATGGTGCCGATTTCTTCAGGGGCCTTTAATTGGGTCAGGATGGTTTTTAATCGGTCCCTTTCAGCTTCATCTTCTATCTTACGGGATACCCCTATTCCGGGTTGTCCCGGGGTCAATACCAGATAACGTCCCGGCAGGGAGATATAGGTGGTCAAGGCCACCCCTTTGGTTCCCGTCTCTTCCTTGGTGACCTGAACCAGGATCTCCTGTCCCCGGTGAATGATTTTTTGGATCGGCAGACGTTTGGGTGGTTGCCCATCAGGAGTTTCCTGCGGTTGAGCGTGATACTCGGGATGAATCTCGTCGGCCTGAAGAAAGCCGTTTTTCCCCATCCCATAATCCACAAAGGCGGCCTGCAAGGCCGGTTCGATATGGGCCACTACGCCCTTATAGATGTTGCCTCGGATCTGTT containing:
- a CDS encoding PaaI family thioesterase; the encoded protein is MTRLNPEYLPHSTGCFLCGDENTCGARTSFFVEGDTVRTRLTLPQHLNGYKNIAHGGVLAGLLDETMGWAATVFSRNHPFYVTGELTIKYLLSVPVAEEIEIIGHLIKDGGRIVYCKGELLYGGKECLRAKGKFLPLGEAATAEVIPYLKFDRCHKYKSLFGRVKG
- a CDS encoding diguanylate cyclase; its protein translation is MNSTSSTDDPVPSGQDPDPKQTFEQQLNEIREENGVLSDLYEEAIARVNSLTMEAEIAHLEFEQVFNSVADATWVLNNEYCVLRINKAFLSLLGLTGKETVVAKKKCHELLPSETCQTPNCPMKQIRKRRQRIELDEERTISQGRCIPFLLTAMPLFGLTGEIVGLVEQFKDITERKRYEVALEKANKELEQLAAIDGLTQIANRRIFDERLEEEWQRMKRERMPLSLILCDIDFFKRFNDYYGHQLGDDCLKAVAACIKSCIHRPADLAARYGGEEFGVLLPNTPFEGAFHLAETIRGAVCGMQREHRCSEVNDSVTLSLGVATIFPSTSEGNPGQLVKSADKALYASKEAGRNCVKGGSSDR
- a CDS encoding amidohydrolase — encoded protein: MIDIHTHIFPPEICKDRERYFPGEPAFELLYRDQKKSPLSTAEGLVAAMDRDGIRGSVTFGFPWKQAELIHRSNDYVLQAMTRYPDRLLGFACLNPELPGAIEEGEHWLNAGMKGLGEIALYTGLSARSWLESMKPLAELAGRWQVPLLLHTNEPVGHPYPGKERLPFWDLYDLIKAFPDILFILAHWGGGLWWYQLMKREVREVLGHTYFDTAASPFLYRPEIYDHAVQIMGLEKILYGSDYPLLSLNRYLKELDQAGLTKEQQEAILGGNSQRVLGWPAI
- a CDS encoding Rne/Rng family ribonuclease — its product is MPPVKKLLINAVDPEEYRIALIEDGILEEFYIETTAKEQIRGNIYKGVVAHIEPALQAAFVDYGMGKNGFLQADEIHPEYHAQPQETPDGQPPKRLPIQKIIHRGQEILVQVTKEETGTKGVALTTYISLPGRYLVLTPGQPGIGVSRKIEDEAERDRLKTILTQLKAPEEIGTIVRTAGAGKKKQEMAKNLESLVRLWEEIRTRAMEQPAPSLVYKEMDLAIRTIRDLFTSDIEEILIDNKDIYKQVRDFLGIIAPRQRNDVKLYKETRPIFSKHQVENQIETIFQNRVKLKSGGHIVIDSTEALVAVDVNSGRSVKERQIEETAFKTNLEAAEEIARQLRLRDLGGLIVIDFIDMKGIKNQNEVVKVLKTHLKRDKARTTVSRISKFGLLELSRQRIRPPIQFGTYYTCPTCQGKGQVRSVETLALMYLRKIWLGISKGTIAAVKGVLPLEVANYLLNRKREELARLEERHRVSIFLEGQPMIQPEEGKLEFVKKEGKESVRHEARGGRREEEGEEQEEQGLGDVEG